A part of Drosophila bipectinata strain 14024-0381.07 chromosome 3L, DbipHiC1v2, whole genome shotgun sequence genomic DNA contains:
- the LOC108124926 gene encoding E3 SUMO-protein ligase NSE2-like produces the protein MDFNKEIDSVLAGFVDTTKFFKELAEGAPSEYRDRIQKRLETSSRKRVEFAASLIEMKIEHKDLCAYLEQDKQNPPSYEEWKSGWQNHQEAVMNKRSNVRNTTEFKNIKHEIEAAAKLNNLQTSSGSSRDLPKNGDDEDDDIQIQGNSDDVFSIYDPWTKEVMLHPVRNTKCGHVYDRDSVMRIIKEKISTRCPVLGCGSKSYLHPNMLVEDEEIRQRVLRQLEEDDHGDQENEVDAFDDTQISEEEE, from the coding sequence ATGGATTTTAACAAAGAGATAGATAGCGTTCTTGCTGGTTTTGTTGACACCACAAAATTCTTTAAGGAGCTGGCCGAGGGAGCTCCTAGTGAATACAGGGATCGGATCCAAAAAAGGCTTGAAACTAGCAGCCGAAAACGAGTGGAATTCGCAGCATCCTTAATCGAGATGAAGATCGAACACAAGGACTTGTGCGCGTATCTAGAACAGGATAAACAGAATCCCCCCTCCTACGAGGAATGGAAGAGCGGCTGGCAAAATCACCAAGAGGCCGTGATGAATAAAAGGTCAAATGTTAGGAACACGACCGAGTTCAAGAACATTAAGCATGAAATCGAGGCGGCGGCCAAACTCAATAATCTACAAACGTCCAGCGGGAGTAGTAGGGATCTGCCAAAGAATGGAGATGACGAAGACGACGACATCCAGATCCAGGGTAACAGCGATGATGTATTCTCCATATACGACCCATGGACGAAGGAGGTAATGCTTCATCCCGTCCGTAATACGAAGTGTGGTCATGTCTACGACCGGGACTCTGTCATGAGAATTATTAAGGAAAAAATTAGCACTAGATGTCCGGTTTTGGGTTGCGGAAGCAAGAGCTATTTGCACCCGAACATGCTGGTCGAGGACGAGGAGATTCGTCAGAGGGTGCTCCGTCAGTTAGAGGAGGATGATCATGGGGATCAAGAGAATGAAGTGGACGCTTTTGATGATACGCAGATAAGCGAAGAAGAAGAATAA
- the Non2 gene encoding uncharacterized protein Non2, with translation MSDISSEDLRREIQAVLKDADLSTISAKRVREQVEGKLNCSLLNRKKEFDKIVMEVINEQQDEEDDEDDDDGKDPDADPDDESEQSEEEDPSSSEEESQKKKKPGPKKRPQPTKHKAPKKKRKSLNADDSGTESDAGSDSDYEVVKKPAAKKKAKASGGAGSGSGRKSTGFTRAYNLSPELSALMGAQSLPRHEVVKKVWAIIKERDLYDPKNKQFAICDDELMKVMKIRRFRTFGMLKHLKPHFLD, from the coding sequence ATGTCGGACATCTCCAGCGAGGACCTGCGCCGCGAAATCCAAGCGGTGCTGAAGGACGCCGACTTGTCCACTATTTCCGCTAAGCGAGTTCGCGAGCAGGTGGAGGGCAAGCTCAACTGCTCCCTGCTGAACCGAAAGAAGGAGTTCGACAAGATCGTTATGGAGGTGATCAATGAGCAGCAGGATGAGGAGGATGACGAGGACGATGACGATGGCAAGGACCCTGATGCCGATCCCGATGATGAGAGCGAGCAGAGCGAGGAGGAAGATCCCAGCAGCAGTGAGGAAGAGTcccagaagaagaagaagccggGACCCAAGAAGCGACCTCAGCCCACCAAGCACAAGGCGCCGAAGAAGAAGCGTAAGAGCTTGAATGCCGACGACTCCGGTACCGAAAGTGATGCCGGATCCGATTCCGACTACGAAGTGGTGAAGAAGCCGGCCGCCAAGAAGAAGGCCAAGGCCTCTGGCGGTGCTGGCAGTGGTAGCGGCAGGAAGAGCACTGGTTTCACACGTGCCTACAACCTGTCACCGGAGTTGAGCGCCTTGATGGGCGCCCAGTCACTGCCGCGTCACGAGGTGGTCAAGAAGGTGTGGGCCATCATTAAGGAGCGCGATCTGTATGATCCGAAGAACAAGCAGTTCGCCATCTGCGACGATGAACTCATGAAGGTGATGAAGATCCGCCGCTTCCGCACCTTCGGCATGCTGAAGCACCTCAAGCCGCATTTCCTCGACTAA